Below is a window of Chryseobacterium arthrosphaerae DNA.
TCTACCCCGTTCGATCTTAAGTCAAGGAAATCCGGCTTATCATCGTTGTTTGTATTTTTAATCGGATATTTCAGCACTCCGGAATCCGGGAATGTTTCAAGGATATCCGCAAGACCGTTTTTACCAACCGGAATATCACTATCAATAATACCATTGCGGTCTTTATCAATCTGATTGATAACCGAAGCTGGAATACCGGATTCAAAAAGGTCTAAAATACCATCGTTATCAGAATCAAGGTCAAGGTAATTTGGAATTCCGTCTCCTAATACCGGTGTAAGCAGAATATCACCTTCAGTATCATCATCTTCAAATTTACCAGACTGGTTGAAATCTTCTACAGAGTCAGGGATACCATCATTATCAGAATCAAGATCACAAGCATCTACAATACCATCTCCATCTGTATCCAGTACAGGTGACTTGTCATTTATCCCTGTACAGTTTTCTGCGCAATCCGGAATACCGTTCCCGTTTGTATCGATATTGTCATCTCCGCCCGGGCAACGATCAAAGCAGTTCGGAACCCCATCATTATCATCATCAATACTGGCAAATGCATTATAGATTCTATATTGCTGAGCTAAATTGACAGATACTAATGTGCTGAAAATAATCTTAATACGGTTAAAAGGTTTGGTCGCTTTACCACCTACATATATTTTTTTTGATCCGCTTGAAAGAAGCTCACCGGTCACAAGGCTTCCTGAAGTAAATGTATTTGTTTTCGTATTTCCATTGTAAAATTCGACAGTTACCCCATCAAGAACTCCCACTCCCAGAAGACCTGAAGTTTTTTCAATGACATATCCGGCAACGGTATTGGCAGGAAGTAACGGATTAGACCTAACTGTTAAAACTGCAGGAGTAAGAAATGTACCCACCAATGGCAAAGTTGCAGTTGCAAAATTAGAAGGATTATCATCTACTACCCGGTCTGCATTATCAATTCTGGCTCTTAACAAGCCCCAGCCAGCCAATGTCCACCTGTCGCCTCTAACAATATCTCCGGTAATTGATGAGCCACTTTTCTGAATTTTATCATCACAGTCGCAATTCACCTGAGGTTCTTCAAAAGCGTAATATACCTTTAATGTTCCTATATTTACTCCAATGGTCTGAGTTACTCTAAGCCTTATCTCGTTAAAAGGTTTTGTTGTTACTATACTCACCTTCTGTTTTCCTGATCCATAGCTCACAAGCTTAATATTCAGCAAGGCACTTGAGTTGAATAAAGTCTGAGAATCCTGAAGCTGTCCAAACAAATAGGTTTCCACGGTCATATTTTTCAGAAGCTCAGCACTTATTAATTTCCCCTGATCTCCAGGTTCTATAGCAAATCCAGCTCTGTTTCCCGCAGGATACACCTGGTTCTTATCCATTACCCCTATACTATAGGAAGAAAGTACTCCTACCGGAAATACTATTGACCCGAAAGAATTTTTATCTCCATCTCCTATCTTTTCTCTATTTTGAACAAAAGAAAGTGGCGCAAGAAGAGTGTTAGCACTTGAAACGTTTCCATCTACACCATTACCTGCAATCATATCATCACAGATTTTATTGTTATCAGCAGGAATCTTAGCAGGATCAAATGCAAACGCATAATATATTCTTAGTGCGCTGAATACAGACAATACGTTGGTCTGATACAACCTTACTTCATCAAATTCTTTTGTAGTTTTTAAATGAAGAAAAGACCTGTTTTTAGTCCCACCCAATAAAGGAACTGAAAGCAAGGTATTACTGCTTGATGTTTCCTGACGAACACCTTTTTTATATGTTTCAATTCTCAATGAACTTAAAAGTTCTACCGTTAGAAGTCCTGATCCAAGGTCTACGTTAAACCCGGCAATATATCCGGCAGGGTATGTTGTGTTTGTATTCTTTACTGATATTCCGTTTCCACTTACCACTGAAGCAAAATTGGATAGGCTGACACTATTGTCCAGATCTGAATCAACAACGGCATTCATACTTCCATTAAAGCAGCCTAAACAAATTCCTGAGTTGTTTACAGGTTTAGCTTCTACCCCCATTCCACGGATAGGTTCATAGCCTTTTTGTGAAAATGCTTTTACAGATATCATGAAAACCATAAGTACCGTAATTAATTTCCCGAATAATTTTTTTGTCATTTTTTTTATTTTAAGGTTTTTGTGTTTTAATTAGTAAAAGCTTTCCAACTGCTTCCATTACAGCCTTCATGTACTCTTAAATTACTATTGTAGCGGATTGCGCCTTCATCATTAACTGTACAGTTATTATCGGCAGGTTTTATTCCCTTTATCTGAATGGCCGCTCCTGATGTTGTATTTGCTGTGGGAACCATGTTGATCCCAACTATTGTATTTTCTCCGTTGCCCTTACTGTAAAAGATATGTTGCGCATTTGCATATACAATCTGGCCCGCACCAGCCGTTGCGGAGAATCCTAATCCCATACTTTCTGTACCTGAAGCAGTATTACCTGATCCTACAGCAATAGTATTAGAGGATACAGTATTTCCGGTTCCGAATGCAATTCCACCATTATTTGTATTGGAATTCCCAAAAGTAAGTCCTAAACCAGTTGGCGCCTGATTCAGATTTCCAAAGACCAGATTGGTAGCTCCGTTTACTGTATTTGAATTACCTATTACCTTAGCGCCACTTGTTGCGGTGTTCCCGATTCCAATAGCTATGGCCGGGAAATTCGCTCCTTGTGCAGATACCGTATTGTTTCTTCCCAATGCCACATTGGAAGATATACTGTTGGATAGTACATTATTTGATCCCCAGGTAAATGATGCATATGGTCCTGATGATGTGTTTGAATTTCCACCTTGCAGTGTTCCGTTAACGTCTAATATACCTTTTACATTACTTTGAGTAGCTAGAATCAGGTTTTGCCCGTCATTTGTTCCTAAATAATTTCCTTGGGTAATATCAGTTCCCAGGGCAGATGTGGTAGCTGTGGTACCTGCATTTCCTATTTTATCCCAGCCTGTGCTTAAGCCATTCCACTTTGTACCGTCAAAAAAATAGTATCCTGGAGATTGAACGCCCGCAGTCTTACCTGAAGGAGCTGCTCCAGCTGCCGTAACATATACTATAGTTCCCGTTTGGGCAGCTGTATAATTTTTTACCTTCAGCTGATCTCCTGTAAGTCGTGGAGCAATAATTCCATCCAACTTGTCGGCATTTGTTGCTGATCCCACCACATCTAGAGTAGCCTGCGGTTTGGTTGTATTAATTCCAATTTGGGCAGACACAGTGTACCCTGCAAATAAAATTGCAAAATTCAATAATCTTATTTTCATTCTATTAAAAATTTAAAGTGTTTTTTTACTTATATTAAAAATTTGGTGGTAAAATAAAACTTACGACCCTATTTAATACATGAGATTAATTTTAATTATCGATAAAATCTCTTATGCAAATTTACCTTTTACAACCCGTCATAAAAATGACAGATTTCAATCATTTTCCTCTTTTTATTATGATCAAAACAATAAAAAACAAAAACAAATAATTTTAAATAAAAACAATAAGGCTAAAATTAAAAATCATTAAATAAACTTTTAATAAAGAAAATGATTCCTAATAATGCATTTATAAAGAATCATTTTTTTTCACAAGCAGAGGTGAATTAATGACAACATAAAAAAACATGCTTCTCTTTCAGCTATCAGACAAAAAAAAGCTGCCCGAAAACGGACAGCCTTCACCTTATTATGAAGCTATAAGATTATTTCACAATAACCTTATAAGATTTCACGGTTGATTGGGTTTCAATCTTAATGATATAAACTCCGGCCGGCAATGAAGAAGTATCAATACCTGTACGTGAAGAGAATTTATCAGATTTTACCACCTTGCCTTCTGCAGAGAATAAAGTATACACTCCTTCTTCAGCAGATGTAATCATAAGATTTTCTCCGGCCTTTACCGGGTTGGGATATATCTTCACATCAACGGCAGCCCCTGCAACGTCTGAAGCTGTCATTTTCGCTGCTGTACCGGATGCATTTTTCAATAATGTGGCATATGGTGAAAGTGGAGAGCCCGGCGCTCCTCTTTTCACAAGATCCGTATCTACAACTGCCTGAATACCGTCTTTATCAGCATCATTGATTGTAGAAATAAATCCGCCTCCCAATGTATCAAGATTACCTTTTCCGATCTGATACAAGTCAAGATCCGATCCGTTGGAAGTAAGATCAAGGAAATCCGGTCTGTTATCTCCATCCGTATTCTTCAGAGCATATTTTAAAGTTCCGGAATCCGGATATGTTTCCAGTATATCTGCCAGGCCATTTTTACCTACAGCAACGCCTGCATCAATAACTCCGTTACGATCTGCATCAATCTGAGTGATCACTGATGTTGGGATACCCGATTCGAATAAATCCAGGATTCCGTCATTATCAGAATCAAGATCACGGTAATTTGGAA
It encodes the following:
- a CDS encoding T9SS type A sorting domain-containing protein yields the protein MTKKLFGKLITVLMVFMISVKAFSQKGYEPIRGMGVEAKPVNNSGICLGCFNGSMNAVVDSDLDNSVSLSNFASVVSGNGISVKNTNTTYPAGYIAGFNVDLGSGLLTVELLSSLRIETYKKGVRQETSSSNTLLSVPLLGGTKNRSFLHLKTTKEFDEVRLYQTNVLSVFSALRIYYAFAFDPAKIPADNNKICDDMIAGNGVDGNVSSANTLLAPLSFVQNREKIGDGDKNSFGSIVFPVGVLSSYSIGVMDKNQVYPAGNRAGFAIEPGDQGKLISAELLKNMTVETYLFGQLQDSQTLFNSSALLNIKLVSYGSGKQKVSIVTTKPFNEIRLRVTQTIGVNIGTLKVYYAFEEPQVNCDCDDKIQKSGSSITGDIVRGDRWTLAGWGLLRARIDNADRVVDDNPSNFATATLPLVGTFLTPAVLTVRSNPLLPANTVAGYVIEKTSGLLGVGVLDGVTVEFYNGNTKTNTFTSGSLVTGELLSSGSKKIYVGGKATKPFNRIKIIFSTLVSVNLAQQYRIYNAFASIDDDNDGVPNCFDRCPGGDDNIDTNGNGIPDCAENCTGINDKSPVLDTDGDGIVDACDLDSDNDGIPDSVEDFNQSGKFEDDDTEGDILLTPVLGDGIPNYLDLDSDNDGILDLFESGIPASVINQIDKDRNGIIDSDIPVGKNGLADILETFPDSGVLKYPIKNTNNDDKPDFLDLRSNGVDFDLYQIGKENLDVMGGGFISTIDDKDKDGIQAVVDTDLVKRGAPGSPLSPYATLLKNASGTAAKMTASDVAGAAVDVKIYPNPVKAGENLMITSAEEGVYTLFSAEGKVVKSDKFSSRTGIDTSSLPAGVYIIKIETQSTVKSYKVIVK